In bacterium 336/3, the following proteins share a genomic window:
- a CDS encoding alkylhydroperoxidase yields MTNIVEEFNAYRSQMNEKILSADNLVLKRIFNLDANCYAEGALDIKTKEMIGLACSMVLRCDDCIKYHLGKCKEVGLTKEQVFEVFAIANLIGGTIVIPHLRRAVEFWEALSEPTN; encoded by the coding sequence ATGACAAATATTGTTGAAGAATTCAATGCATATCGTAGCCAGATGAATGAGAAAATTTTGTCTGCTGATAATTTAGTATTAAAGAGAATATTTAATTTAGATGCAAACTGTTATGCAGAAGGAGCATTAGACATAAAAACCAAAGAAATGATTGGACTTGCTTGTTCTATGGTATTGCGTTGTGATGATTGTATCAAATATCATTTGGGTAAGTGTAAAGAAGTAGGACTTACTAAAGAACAAGTTTTTGAGGTTTTTGCAATAGCTAATTTAATAGGTGGCACGATTGTTATTCCTCATTTAAGAAGAGCAGTAGAATTTTGGGAAGCTTTATCAGAGCCGACCAACTAA